Proteins encoded by one window of Paenibacillus sp. DCT19:
- a CDS encoding sensor histidine kinase, whose product MSYKQIKWMILLIPTITVGIWEYIRHQFLMPYLSMDAGNWLTPLIVYLVSVTLLSRLFLMLESARAALEQERASKAALEARDQLARELHDGIAQSLFLLSVKTDKAERSLAGSGHEQDIQEIRKTVHEVNAYVRQAIAQLRHVPARDAAPEGIALRGQVETLVRDTVPTAQVRWELDDSFFTPKEQVELIACIREALMNVRKHAQATKVEVQATGDSRQWHVQIQDNGKGFGGDPLHLKDRYGLRITKERAVQMGWFLTLDSEPGCTRISIGKEHI is encoded by the coding sequence ATGTCCTATAAACAAATTAAATGGATGATCCTGTTGATTCCTACAATCACCGTCGGGATCTGGGAATACATACGCCATCAGTTTCTCATGCCCTATCTTTCGATGGATGCAGGGAACTGGCTTACGCCCCTTATTGTCTATCTCGTCAGTGTGACCTTGCTCAGTCGATTGTTTCTCATGCTTGAAAGTGCCAGAGCTGCTCTGGAGCAGGAACGCGCCTCTAAGGCCGCGCTGGAAGCACGAGATCAGCTGGCTCGCGAGCTCCATGATGGGATTGCGCAATCTCTCTTCCTTCTATCTGTGAAGACAGACAAAGCCGAACGAAGTCTTGCAGGCAGCGGTCATGAACAAGACATTCAGGAGATTCGCAAAACGGTACATGAGGTCAACGCCTACGTCAGACAAGCGATTGCTCAGCTACGACATGTGCCTGCCCGAGATGCCGCTCCGGAAGGTATCGCTCTACGAGGACAGGTCGAAACACTCGTTCGAGATACTGTACCGACAGCTCAGGTTAGGTGGGAGCTGGATGATTCTTTTTTTACACCGAAAGAACAAGTGGAGTTGATCGCCTGCATCCGGGAGGCACTTATGAATGTACGCAAACATGCTCAAGCTACTAAGGTTGAGGTTCAGGCAACCGGAGATTCGAGGCAGTGGCATGTACAGATTCAGGATAATGGCAAGGGCTTTGGTGGAGACCCGTTACATCTCAAGGATCGATATGGTCTGCGCATTACGAAGGAACGTGCCGTTCAGATGGGCTGGTTCCTGACGCTGGATTCGGAGCCGGGGTGTACTCGGATATCGATTGGAAAGGAGCATATCTAA
- a CDS encoding DUF5317 domain-containing protein, translated as MVYDGIIIGLIIGLFRGGIRNGLHQFSALKLRGGWIFPMLLLAQFAIFFVQEKWDWVASINGYLFALIYITGLAFLWLNRDHTGFTLIWIGVFLNFVVMAVNGGRMPVSVEASSVLGPYYVDMLLQGGAISKHHMMDASTHLAFLGDIIPLSSPYPRTQVISIGDVVMNIGIFLFIQSMMVPRNRKSASISASVKTDDLKLDSKEGRSFP; from the coding sequence ATGGTATATGACGGCATTATAATCGGCCTGATCATTGGACTATTTCGTGGTGGGATTCGCAATGGCCTCCACCAGTTCTCAGCACTCAAGCTGCGAGGTGGTTGGATTTTCCCAATGCTACTACTTGCTCAATTCGCGATCTTCTTTGTACAGGAGAAGTGGGATTGGGTTGCGTCCATTAACGGTTACCTATTTGCGCTAATTTACATCACAGGCCTTGCCTTTCTATGGTTGAACCGAGATCATACCGGTTTTACCCTGATCTGGATTGGTGTATTTCTCAATTTTGTCGTTATGGCAGTCAATGGCGGGCGCATGCCGGTATCGGTGGAGGCGTCTAGTGTGCTTGGCCCTTATTATGTCGATATGCTGCTTCAAGGTGGAGCCATTTCGAAACATCATATGATGGATGCCTCAACACATCTGGCCTTCCTAGGCGATATCATTCCACTCTCCAGCCCTTATCCACGTACGCAGGTCATTAGCATCGGGGATGTGGTTATGAACATCGGCATATTCCTGTTTATCCAGAGCATGATGGTTCCACGCAATCGCAAGTCTGCATCTATTTCAGCATCAGTGAAGACTGATGATCTGAAGTTAGACTCCAAGGAAGGGAGGTCTTTTCCATGA
- a CDS encoding response regulator transcription factor produces the protein MEHVRVLVVDDHAHAREAICSILAEDTLFEVIGTASNGQEALALTEQWMPDLILMDVQMPDMDGLEATRLIKMRYPYVIIVMVTVSDDVTYLFEALKQGAQGYLLKNLSPSTWLEYLCAIVSDDAPLSRELAYRILQEFPAPRSEDVPDNPLTARELEILQWVSAGYTNREIADQLGISEQTVKNHLKNILQKLQLENRVQLTRYALESGIAGRKPRK, from the coding sequence ATGGAACATGTACGTGTGTTGGTGGTTGATGATCATGCCCATGCGCGTGAAGCGATCTGCAGTATATTGGCGGAAGATACATTATTCGAAGTCATCGGCACGGCATCGAATGGACAGGAAGCCTTAGCACTGACGGAGCAGTGGATGCCTGATTTAATTCTCATGGATGTACAGATGCCTGATATGGATGGGCTGGAAGCCACACGTCTGATTAAGATGCGTTACCCTTATGTCATTATCGTTATGGTTACCGTGTCGGATGATGTAACCTATCTATTCGAAGCGCTCAAACAAGGGGCTCAAGGGTATTTGCTGAAGAATCTATCTCCTTCTACCTGGCTTGAATACTTGTGCGCCATCGTCTCCGATGATGCACCACTGAGCAGAGAACTCGCCTACCGTATCCTTCAGGAATTCCCTGCTCCTCGTAGCGAAGATGTTCCGGATAACCCTCTTACCGCAAGGGAACTTGAGATTCTGCAATGGGTGTCTGCTGGATACACGAATCGGGAGATTGCTGATCAGCTTGGCATTTCGGAACAGACCGTGAAGAATCATCTGAAGAACATTTTACAGAAGCTCCAATTGGAAAATCGTGTTCAATTGACCCGTTATGCGTTAGAGAGCGGGATTGCAGGAAGAAAACCTCGCAAATAA